A section of the Rhipicephalus sanguineus isolate Rsan-2018 chromosome 11, BIME_Rsan_1.4, whole genome shotgun sequence genome encodes:
- the LOC119375277 gene encoding uncharacterized protein K02A2.6, with amino-acid sequence MPTTLKLRSFEGAIIQPVGVARVAVQYGEQRAQLPLYITREKGPPLLGRQWLHAIRLDWSRIFKLNAIPRFGMPETVVSDNGPQLVSEEFKAFMRDVGARHVVSAPYHPSTNGLVERFVQTLKSALRKSPPGEAPANLLMGRKLRTRLDAMKPTVEGQVANSQFTQMQQRKSDRNCFCINDSVLVRNYRGSPKWVRGTVLKKTGPVSYKVIVTTPRGKFIWQRHLDQLLAGTGTVATPRASEPDFTEGFLALPQSQAGDQSTSEEPVPMEAGPPAPAPPSETPAPERRYLSRQRRPPDRYDARF; translated from the exons ATGCCAACGACGCTGAAGCTGCGGTCGTTCGAGGGAGCCATCATCCAGCCTGTCGGAGTTGCCCGCGTGGCCGTGCAGTACGGAGAGCAGAGGGCCCAGCTGCCTCTTTACATCACGAGAGAAAAGGGACCGCCTCTGCTAGGGCGGCAATGGTTGCACGCCATCCGACTCGACTGGAGCCGTATTTTCAAGCTCAACGCTATTCCCAG ATTCGGAATGCCGGAGACGGTGGTGTCCGACAATGGACCACAACTGGTGTCCGAAGAGTTCAAAGCGTTTATGCGGGACGTCGGGGCCAGACATGTCGTGAGCGCCCCTTATCATCCAAGCACAAATGGCCTGGTGGAGCGGTTCGTGCAAACGTTGAAGTCTGCTCTGCGCAAGTCACCGCCCG GAGAAGCTCCAGCTAACCTGTTGATGGGTAGGAAATTGCGCACCAGACTGGATGCCATGAAGCCTACAGTGGAGGGGCAGGTGGCGAACAGTCAATTCACCCAAATGCAGCAGCGGAAGAGCGACAGAAACTGTTTTTGTATTAATGACAGTGTTCTAGTTCGCAATTACAGAGGCTCACCCAAGTGGGTTCGTGGAACCGTGCTAAAGAAGACTGGCCCAGTCTCTTATAAAGTCATAGTCACTACACCCAGAGGCAAGTTCATCTGGCAGCGACACCTCGACCAGCTGCTGGCAGGCACGGGCACTGTGGCGACACCAAGGGCATCAGAGCCAGACTTCACGGAGGGGTTCCTGGCCCTCCCTCAAAGCCAGGCTGGTGACCAGTCAACGTCGGAAGAGCCTGTGCCCATGGAGGCTGGCCCTCCAGCGCCCGCTCCTCCATCGGAGACACCCGCACCGGAAAGGCGCTACCTGTCAAGACAACGCCGTCCACCTGATCGATACGACGCCCGCTTTTAA